One window of Pseudomonas sp. FP198 genomic DNA carries:
- a CDS encoding ABC transporter substrate-binding protein, translating to MKQLFLASLLGSTIAMCTAAMAADTDLKTLEAAAKAEGAVNSVGMPDDWANWKGTWDDLARLYGLKHIDTDMSSAQEIAKFAAEKDNASADIGDVGAAFGPIAVKQGVVQPYKPSTWEQIPDWAKDKDGNWALAYTGTIAFIVNKKLLHGSEVPTKWADLKGGKYKVSIGDVSTAAQAANGVLAAALANGGDEKNIKPALLLFADIAKQGRLSMANPTIATMEKGEVEVGVVWDFNGLSYKAKMANPDDYVVLIPSDGSVISGYTTIINKYAKHPNAAKLTREYIFSDAGQINLAKGNARPIRAEHLKLPEEVQAKLLPNEQYKGVTPIKDADAWEKTSKALPQQWNEEVIVEMK from the coding sequence ATGAAACAGCTTTTCCTGGCATCACTGTTAGGCTCGACCATTGCCATGTGCACCGCCGCCATGGCCGCTGATACCGATCTGAAAACATTGGAAGCCGCTGCGAAAGCGGAAGGCGCCGTCAACAGCGTCGGCATGCCCGATGACTGGGCAAACTGGAAAGGCACCTGGGACGACCTGGCCAGACTTTATGGCTTGAAACACATCGACACCGACATGAGCTCGGCCCAGGAAATCGCCAAGTTCGCCGCCGAGAAGGACAACGCCAGCGCCGACATCGGCGACGTCGGTGCCGCCTTCGGCCCGATCGCGGTCAAGCAAGGCGTGGTCCAGCCCTACAAACCAAGCACCTGGGAGCAGATCCCGGACTGGGCCAAGGACAAGGATGGCAACTGGGCCCTGGCCTACACCGGCACCATTGCGTTCATCGTCAACAAGAAATTGCTGCACGGCTCCGAAGTGCCGACCAAATGGGCCGACCTGAAGGGCGGCAAATACAAAGTTTCCATCGGTGACGTGAGCACCGCCGCCCAGGCCGCCAACGGTGTGCTGGCCGCGGCCCTGGCCAACGGTGGCGACGAGAAGAACATTAAACCGGCCCTGTTGTTGTTCGCCGATATCGCCAAGCAAGGCCGCCTGTCCATGGCCAACCCGACCATCGCCACGATGGAAAAAGGTGAAGTCGAAGTCGGCGTGGTCTGGGATTTCAACGGCCTGAGCTACAAGGCCAAGATGGCCAACCCGGATGACTACGTCGTGCTGATTCCGTCCGACGGCTCGGTAATCTCCGGCTACACCACCATCATCAACAAATACGCCAAGCACCCGAACGCCGCCAAGCTGACCCGCGAATACATCTTCAGCGACGCCGGCCAGATCAACCTGGCCAAGGGCAACGCCCGGCCGATCCGCGCCGAGCACCTGAAACTGCCGGAAGAAGTCCAGGCCAAGCTGCTGCCGAACGAGCAGTACAAAGGCGTGACGCCGATCAAGGATGCCGACGCGTGGGAGAAGACCTCCAAGGCGCTGCCGCAGCAGTGGAATGAAGAAGTCATCGTCGAGATGAAGTGA
- a CDS encoding M18 family aminopeptidase, with protein sequence MHAQLNQGLIDFLKASPTPFHATASLAQRLEAAGYERLDERETWATEANGRYYVTRNDSSIIAFKLGRNSPLHDGIRLVGAHTDSPCLRVKPQPELQRHGFWQLGVEVYGGALLAPWFDRDLSLAGRVTFRRDGKVESQLIDFKTPIATIPNLAIHLNREANQGWAINPQNELPPILAQFAGDERVDFRAVLTDQLAREHGLNADVVLDYELSFYDTQSAAVIGLHGDFITGARLDNLLSCYAGLQALLTADTEETCVLVCNDHEEVGSTSACGADGPMLEQTLRRLLPEGEEFVRTIQKSLLVSADNAHGVHPNYADKHDANHGPKLNAGPVIKVNSNQRYATNSETAGFFRHLCMAEEVPVQSFVVRSDMGCGSTIGPITASQLGVRTVDIGLPTFAMHSIRELCGSHDLAHLVKVLSAFYASRELP encoded by the coding sequence GAGCGTCTCGATGAACGCGAAACCTGGGCCACCGAGGCCAATGGTCGTTATTACGTCACGCGCAACGATTCCTCGATCATTGCCTTCAAGCTGGGCCGCAACTCACCGCTGCACGACGGCATCCGCCTGGTCGGCGCGCACACCGACAGCCCCTGCCTGCGGGTCAAGCCGCAGCCGGAACTGCAACGCCACGGGTTCTGGCAACTGGGCGTGGAAGTCTATGGCGGTGCACTGCTGGCGCCGTGGTTCGACCGCGACCTGTCCCTGGCCGGGCGGGTGACCTTCCGCCGCGACGGTAAGGTCGAGAGCCAGTTGATCGACTTCAAGACGCCGATCGCGACGATCCCGAACCTGGCTATCCACCTCAACCGTGAAGCCAACCAGGGCTGGGCGATCAACCCGCAGAACGAACTGCCGCCGATCCTCGCGCAATTCGCCGGTGACGAACGCGTCGACTTTCGTGCCGTGCTCACCGACCAGCTGGCCCGGGAACATGGCTTGAACGCCGACGTGGTGCTCGACTACGAGTTGAGTTTCTATGACACCCAAAGCGCAGCGGTCATCGGTTTGCACGGTGACTTCATCACCGGTGCGCGCCTGGACAACCTGCTGTCGTGTTATGCCGGCCTGCAGGCCTTGCTGACCGCCGACACCGAAGAAACCTGCGTGCTGGTGTGCAACGACCACGAAGAAGTCGGTTCCACCTCGGCGTGTGGCGCCGACGGTCCGATGCTCGAACAGACCCTGCGCCGCCTGTTGCCCGAAGGTGAAGAGTTCGTACGCACGATTCAGAAATCCTTGCTGGTTTCGGCGGACAATGCCCACGGCGTACATCCCAACTATGCCGACAAGCACGACGCCAACCACGGCCCCAAGCTCAACGCCGGCCCAGTGATCAAGGTCAACAGCAACCAGCGCTACGCCACCAACAGCGAAACCGCCGGGTTCTTCCGCCATCTGTGCATGGCCGAGGAAGTGCCGGTGCAGAGCTTCGTGGTGCGCAGCGACATGGGTTGCGGCTCGACCATCGGCCCGATCACCGCCAGCCAGCTGGGCGTACGCACGGTCGACATCGGCCTGCCAACCTTCGCCATGCACTCGATCCGCGAGCTCTGCGGCAGCCACGACCTGGCGCATCTGGTGAAAGTGCTGAGCGCGTTCTACGCGTCTCGCGAATTGCCGTAA
- a CDS encoding ABC transporter permease subunit encodes MTRGKWLAVLCLVPFAIFFIVFQIAPLLWVLVNSLESEEFGWGLANFSKIFSSKFYRQAIQHSLEISFWSSVFGIIIAVLGSYSLRRVDSRLRNFVNAFANMTSNFAGVPLAFAFIILLGFNGSITIMLKQAGIIEDFNLYSKTGLIILYTYFQIPLGVLLLYPAFDALREDWRESASLLGASGWQFWRHIGLPVLTPALLGTFVILLANALGAYATVYALTTGNFNVLPIRIAAMVSGDISLDPNMASALAVVLVALMTLVTVVHQLLLKRSYHVSR; translated from the coding sequence ATGACGCGCGGCAAATGGCTGGCAGTGTTGTGCCTGGTGCCCTTTGCAATTTTTTTCATTGTGTTCCAGATCGCCCCGCTGCTCTGGGTGCTGGTCAACAGCCTGGAATCGGAAGAGTTCGGCTGGGGCCTGGCCAACTTCAGCAAGATCTTCAGCTCGAAATTCTACCGACAGGCGATCCAGCACAGCCTCGAAATCAGTTTCTGGTCCAGCGTGTTCGGCATCATCATCGCCGTGCTCGGCAGCTACTCCCTGCGCCGTGTCGATTCGCGGCTGCGCAACTTCGTCAACGCCTTCGCCAACATGACCAGCAACTTCGCCGGCGTGCCCCTGGCCTTCGCGTTCATCATCCTGCTGGGGTTCAACGGCAGCATCACGATCATGCTCAAGCAGGCGGGGATCATCGAGGACTTCAACCTGTATTCGAAAACCGGGCTGATCATTCTCTACACCTATTTCCAGATCCCCCTGGGCGTGCTGCTGCTTTACCCGGCCTTCGACGCGCTGCGCGAAGACTGGCGTGAGTCGGCGTCCCTGTTGGGCGCCAGCGGCTGGCAGTTCTGGCGGCACATCGGCTTGCCGGTGCTGACCCCCGCGCTGCTCGGCACGTTCGTGATCCTGCTGGCCAACGCCCTCGGCGCCTATGCCACGGTGTATGCGCTGACCACCGGCAATTTCAACGTCCTGCCGATCCGCATCGCGGCGATGGTCTCCGGCGACATTTCCCTCGACCCGAACATGGCCAGCGCCCTGGCCGTGGTGCTGGTGGCGTTGATGACCCTGGTGACCGTCGTCCATCAGTTGCTGCTGAAGAGGAGCTACCATGTCTCGCGCTGA
- a CDS encoding ABC transporter permease, translated as MSRAESGPAGVYHRAVVYLLFAILLLPLAGTLIYSIASSWSATVLPSGFTFKWYLQLWSDPRFLHAFGQSLIVCVGALVLSVVLILPLLFVVHYHFPKLDALMNILILLPFAVPPVVSSVGLLQLYGSGPLAMVGTPWILIGCYFTVALPFMYRAITNNLQAINLRDLMDAAQLLGASTFQAALLVVLPNLRKGLMVALLLSFSFLFGEFVFANILVGTRYETLQVYLNNMRNSSGHFTSALVISYFFFVLVLTWAANILNKDKSQ; from the coding sequence ATGTCTCGCGCTGAATCGGGCCCGGCCGGGGTCTATCATCGAGCGGTGGTGTACCTGCTGTTCGCCATCCTGCTGCTACCCCTCGCCGGCACGCTCATCTATTCCATCGCCAGCAGTTGGTCGGCCACCGTGCTGCCCAGCGGCTTCACCTTCAAGTGGTACTTGCAGCTCTGGAGCGACCCGCGCTTTCTACACGCCTTCGGCCAATCGCTGATTGTCTGCGTGGGCGCGCTGGTGCTTTCGGTGGTGCTGATCCTGCCGCTGCTGTTCGTGGTGCACTACCACTTTCCGAAACTCGACGCGCTGATGAACATCCTCATCCTGCTGCCCTTCGCGGTGCCGCCGGTGGTGTCCTCGGTGGGGTTGTTGCAGCTCTATGGCTCCGGGCCACTGGCGATGGTCGGCACGCCGTGGATCCTGATTGGCTGCTACTTCACCGTCGCCCTGCCGTTCATGTACCGGGCGATCACCAACAACCTGCAAGCCATCAACCTGCGCGACCTGATGGACGCCGCCCAACTGCTCGGCGCCAGCACTTTCCAGGCCGCGTTGCTGGTGGTGCTGCCGAACCTGCGCAAGGGCCTGATGGTGGCGCTGCTGCTGTCCTTCTCGTTCCTGTTCGGCGAGTTCGTGTTTGCCAACATCCTCGTCGGCACCCGCTATGAAACCTTGCAGGTGTATCTGAACAACATGCGCAACAGCAGCGGCCATTTCACCAGTGCGCTGGTGATTTCCTACTTCTTCTTCGTACTGGTCCTGACCTGGGCGGCCAACATCTTGAACAAGGACAAAAGCCAATGA
- a CDS encoding alkaline phosphatase family protein: protein MKHNVILVVLDGLNYEVARHAMGHLQAYVGAGRAALYTLECELPALSRPLYECILTGVVPIDSGIVHNNVSRLSNQRSIFHYATDAGLSTAAAAYHWVSELYNVSPFIAGRDRHTENPDLPIQYGHFYWNDHYPDSHLFADAEHLRQRYLPNFLLVHPMNIDDAGHKHGLDTPQYRNSARSADINLAVYLQAWLDAGYQVLVTSDHGMNNDRSHNGLLPEEREVPLFVLGDGFSLDANAAPRQTELCGTICQLLGVAHDKPYCQELLK from the coding sequence ATGAAGCACAACGTCATCCTGGTGGTGCTCGACGGCCTCAACTATGAAGTCGCCCGGCATGCCATGGGGCATTTGCAGGCGTATGTCGGCGCAGGACGCGCGGCGCTCTACACACTGGAATGTGAACTGCCCGCCCTGTCCCGCCCACTCTACGAATGCATCCTCACCGGCGTCGTGCCCATCGACAGCGGGATCGTGCACAACAATGTCTCGCGCCTGTCGAACCAGCGCAGCATTTTCCATTACGCCACCGACGCCGGCCTGAGTACGGCGGCCGCGGCCTATCACTGGGTCAGCGAGCTGTACAACGTGTCACCCTTCATTGCCGGTCGTGATCGCCATACCGAAAACCCCGACCTGCCGATTCAATACGGACATTTCTACTGGAATGACCACTACCCCGATTCCCATCTGTTCGCCGACGCCGAACACCTGCGCCAGCGCTACTTGCCGAATTTCCTGCTGGTGCACCCGATGAACATCGACGATGCCGGCCACAAGCACGGCCTCGACACCCCGCAGTACCGCAACAGCGCCCGCTCGGCGGACATCAACCTGGCGGTTTATCTGCAAGCCTGGCTCGACGCCGGTTATCAGGTGCTGGTGACTTCCGACCATGGCATGAACAACGACCGCTCCCACAACGGCCTGCTACCGGAAGAACGGGAAGTGCCGCTGTTTGTCCTCGGCGATGGCTTCAGCCTTGACGCCAACGCGGCCCCTCGGCAAACCGAACTGTGCGGCACCATTTGCCAGCTGCTCGGGGTCGCCCATGACAAACCCTATTGCCAGGAGTTGCTCAAGTGA
- a CDS encoding UTRA domain-containing protein, producing the protein MRVETTKAVTTIGQVLQEQLDHGLLAPGSKLPAERKLSELFGTTRITVREALLQLEAQGQIYREERRGWFVSPPRLAYNLMQRSHFHAMVSAQGRVPSTQVISARLQPASAAVCAWLQLPALSSVIQICRTRRIDERLVLYVEHYLNPAYFPDILEFDLNQSMTELYARHYDLRYGRVKFEIVPTSLQPEAAAALKVSVGSPGLRIARVNYDQHQRLIDCDLEFWRHDAIHVGVDVPEQPA; encoded by the coding sequence ATGCGCGTTGAGACAACCAAAGCGGTGACAACCATCGGGCAGGTCCTGCAGGAGCAGCTCGATCACGGCTTGCTGGCGCCTGGTAGCAAGTTGCCGGCCGAGCGCAAGCTCAGCGAACTGTTCGGCACCACCCGCATTACCGTGCGCGAGGCGCTGTTGCAGCTCGAAGCCCAGGGGCAGATCTATCGGGAAGAGCGCCGGGGCTGGTTCGTGTCGCCACCACGGCTGGCCTACAACCTGATGCAGCGCAGTCATTTCCACGCGATGGTCAGTGCCCAAGGACGCGTGCCGTCGACCCAGGTAATCTCGGCCCGCCTGCAACCCGCGTCGGCGGCGGTCTGCGCCTGGCTGCAATTGCCGGCGCTGTCCAGCGTCATCCAGATCTGCCGCACCCGGCGCATCGACGAACGCCTGGTGCTGTACGTCGAGCATTACCTGAATCCCGCGTATTTCCCGGACATCCTCGAATTTGATCTCAACCAGTCGATGACCGAGCTGTACGCTCGCCACTACGACCTGCGCTACGGCCGGGTGAAATTCGAAATTGTGCCGACATCGCTACAGCCGGAAGCCGCGGCGGCGCTGAAAGTGTCGGTCGGCAGCCCCGGCCTGCGGATTGCCCGGGTCAACTACGACCAGCATCAGCGGCTGATCGATTGCGACCTGGAGTTCTGGCGCCACGATGCGATCCATGTCGGGGTAGACGTGCCGGAACAGCCGGCCTGA